A single genomic interval of bacterium harbors:
- the radC gene encoding DNA repair protein RadC, with protein MKLKDLPDFDRPREKLINKGPQALKKEELLAILLRTGVKGKNVLEVANDILKKYGNKKLLDASYEELRNMHGVGSTKAVHILAALELGKRLYKEKQEKEVYINSPEDVVKEVEHIRENKKENFVALYLDARNRLIHKETISIGTLNASLVHPREVFEPAILHHAVSIIVAHNHPSGNPEPSKDDREITDRLKKAGELLGISLEDHIITARNDIFSFRDKNIL; from the coding sequence ATGAAATTAAAGGATTTGCCGGATTTTGACCGGCCGAGAGAGAAACTCATAAATAAAGGACCGCAAGCGTTGAAAAAAGAAGAGCTCTTGGCGATTTTATTGCGGACAGGTGTTAAAGGCAAGAATGTTTTGGAAGTGGCCAATGATATTTTGAAGAAATATGGCAATAAGAAATTATTAGACGCTTCATATGAAGAACTTCGAAATATGCACGGCGTGGGCTCAACCAAAGCTGTGCATATTTTAGCCGCGCTGGAACTCGGCAAGCGACTCTACAAAGAAAAGCAGGAAAAGGAAGTTTACATAAATTCGCCGGAAGATGTGGTCAAGGAAGTGGAACACATTAGAGAAAACAAAAAAGAGAATTTTGTTGCTCTCTATTTAGACGCTCGCAATCGTCTCATTCACAAAGAAACGATTTCTATAGGCACGCTAAATGCCTCTCTCGTCCATCCACGTGAGGTCTTTGAACCGGCCATCCTCCACCACGCCGTTTCAATCATAGTCGCCCACAACCACCCTTCCGGAAATCCCGAACCGTCCAAAGACGATAGGGAAATCACCGACCGTCTCAAAAAAGCCGGCGAATTGCTCGGTATTTCGCTGGAAGACCATATAATCACTGCGAGGAACGACATTTTTAGCTTTAGAGATAAAAATATTTTGTAA
- a CDS encoding glycosyltransferase family 2 protein — protein sequence MEYTKTPYFHVGYARDLSGTDRWIYRALEILPGVLSWGTIIAAVVLSRFTPVVAAIFIIAFDVYWLLKTIYLSAHLRQNFKRMKYHLSLDWQKMLSSLRYEDIVQMVIFPYYKENRDVVEKAILSLTLSKWPSKKIIVVLSGEERAGREAFLLGEELMSKYGGSFMDFLHVTHPKDVAGEMPGKGSNISFAAKKVKEDVLDKKGISYENVLVSAFDIDTIPYPQYFHCLTWHFLTAPDRFRCSFQPVPVYDNNIWDAPALSRVSALSATFWQMIQQERPEKLSTFSSHAVSFKVLEQIGYWQRNMVSEDSRIFWNAYLAYDGDYRVVPISYPVSMDANLAPSFFHTVKNIYKQQRRWSFGVENVPYVIFGFIKNKKIGLLKKIKMSFAQVEGFWSLATNPLIIFFLGWLPIFLGGHDFNATILSYNLPAITRNLMTLAMFGLVLSAVISWKLLPPAPKTVGFWKRVSMILQWVLVPFTLIIFGSLPGLDAQTRLMLGKYLGFWVTPKHRKS from the coding sequence ATGGAATACACAAAGACCCCTTATTTTCATGTCGGATACGCGAGAGACCTTTCGGGTACAGACAGATGGATTTATCGCGCTCTTGAAATTCTTCCCGGGGTGCTATCCTGGGGAACAATCATTGCCGCGGTTGTTTTATCGCGATTCACGCCTGTCGTGGCGGCGATTTTTATTATCGCCTTTGACGTTTACTGGCTTTTGAAGACCATATACCTTTCCGCCCACCTGCGACAAAATTTTAAAAGGATGAAATACCATCTGTCTTTGGACTGGCAAAAAATGTTATCTTCGCTTCGGTATGAAGATATTGTCCAAATGGTCATATTTCCATACTACAAAGAAAATCGCGACGTGGTTGAAAAAGCCATTCTGTCGCTGACTTTGTCAAAATGGCCCAGTAAAAAAATAATTGTCGTGCTTTCGGGGGAGGAAAGGGCGGGACGCGAAGCTTTTCTTTTGGGGGAGGAGTTGATGTCTAAATACGGAGGCAGTTTTATGGACTTTTTACACGTTACTCATCCGAAAGATGTGGCCGGTGAAATGCCGGGCAAGGGTTCAAACATTTCTTTCGCGGCCAAAAAAGTCAAAGAGGATGTGTTGGACAAAAAAGGCATATCATATGAAAACGTTTTGGTGTCGGCTTTTGACATAGACACTATTCCGTACCCTCAATATTTTCACTGTCTGACTTGGCATTTTCTGACCGCGCCGGATAGATTTCGTTGCTCTTTTCAGCCGGTGCCGGTATACGACAATAACATATGGGACGCGCCGGCTCTTTCTCGTGTTTCCGCTTTGTCCGCCACTTTCTGGCAGATGATACAGCAGGAGAGGCCGGAAAAACTTTCCACTTTTTCTTCTCACGCGGTAAGTTTTAAGGTGCTTGAACAAATCGGCTATTGGCAGAGGAACATGGTTTCGGAGGACTCGCGTATTTTCTGGAATGCTTACTTGGCCTATGACGGTGATTACAGGGTGGTACCTATTTCCTATCCGGTATCCATGGATGCCAATCTCGCGCCTTCTTTTTTCCATACAGTTAAAAATATATATAAGCAACAGAGGCGCTGGAGTTTTGGAGTTGAAAACGTTCCCTACGTCATTTTTGGATTTATAAAAAACAAAAAAATCGGTTTATTGAAAAAAATCAAGATGAGTTTCGCGCAAGTGGAGGGGTTTTGGTCGTTGGCCACCAATCCTCTCATAATATTTTTCTTGGGATGGCTTCCGATATTTTTGGGCGGGCATGATTTCAACGCCACCATACTTTCTTACAACTTACCCGCGATTACCAGAAACCTGATGACTCTTGCCATGTTTGGGCTTGTGCTATCGGCTGTTATTTCCTGGAAACTTTTGCCACCGGCGCCTAAAACGGTCGGGTTTTGGAAACGAGTGTCCATGATTTTGCAGTGGGTTTTGGTTCCTTTTACTCTTATAATATTCGGTTCACTGCCGGGACTTGATGCCCAGACACGACTTATGTTGGGGAAGTATCTGGGCTTTTGGGTAACGCCCAAACATCGTAAATCCTGA
- a CDS encoding CheR family methyltransferase translates to MPGSKNQKNSKKSARKNTRGEKSQNAKGDFYVVGVGGSAGGLPAFIELLQNIPTDAGMAFVIVQHLLADAKSNLSEILSVNTELPVKEVLGDTPVLPNHVYVIPPNKNIVLKDNKLHLSPRARGGLNLSIDEFFVSLAKGKKQNSIGVILSGTGSDGTLGMKAIREVGGIAFVQDKSAAFPAMPQSVVAAGFADYILNPTKIAEKLVIIASDSAYYFGRGDEKDSYISKPEEKDFSKILKLLLDSSDVDFTYYKQGTLKRRIMRRMSLKDIANFTEYVEYLQKNPKEVESLYQDILIKVTNFFRDQSVFNFLKLKILPEIFKHEPQSVRVWVPGCSTGEEVYSLAITLTEFMEKQNRSVPVQIFGTDLSETALNTARSAFYPKSIESNVPSRHLDKFFTKRKDGYEVNASVRAMCIFSKHNVVRDIPFTKMDIVSCRNVLIYLDSMLQKKAFPIFHYALKPKGFLILGTAETVATFRDLFSEVDRKQKVYSKKTTPSPPLIDFSLPNPPTSKEIKSPEIELISIENKADKIVLSRHAPAGVIVNDDLAIVQFRGDVSRYLKHPSGRATLDLIKMVHRTLLAKLLDMIEKVRKNGITVKSAHSGLKVNVEVIPLGGHSTQEKHYLILFEETGTLKGLKDDRAGKGDERAMGVLQADEELSSTIDQLQSLIETRDTANEELRSAHEEVMSANEELQSTNEELETTKEELQSTNEELATLNSELQHRNSALLKVEESHKKMAPRYKVRGEELRRKDEFISILGHELRNPLAPIINSLELANLHGIKDPELKHLIGVIERHAKLLNNIVNGLLDAARAMSGKIELRLEHVDFNTVVKNAIETTEVAVKAREHRLEFFPSKKPIRMALDPLRVEQIIINLIDNATKYTLHRGEINIKVTQEDDKVALSVKDNGIGISEEMLPKVFGLFSQSAQPLNDFKGGLGVGLMLARTLSELHDGSLTASSSGLGKGSEFILELPIKEDADNLHEPAEERNLRNGKLKKMKIIVVDDNAALADLIGKVLTILNQDVTVTYDGPSAIAVAKVDKPNIVFIDISMPAMSGYELIKILRKDLGLKKTKMIAFSGFGEEYGERTKDAGFDGHLTKPVSIKDMQKLLAKLGKEV, encoded by the coding sequence ATGCCCGGAAGCAAAAATCAAAAAAATAGTAAAAAATCGGCGCGAAAAAATACGAGAGGGGAAAAGAGTCAAAATGCTAAAGGCGATTTTTACGTCGTGGGGGTGGGAGGGTCTGCAGGTGGCTTACCCGCGTTCATTGAGCTTTTACAGAACATACCCACTGACGCGGGCATGGCTTTTGTGATAGTTCAGCACCTTCTCGCCGATGCTAAAAGCAACTTAAGCGAAATTCTTTCTGTTAACACAGAACTACCTGTCAAAGAGGTTTTGGGTGATACGCCCGTTCTACCTAATCATGTATATGTTATTCCTCCCAATAAAAATATTGTCCTTAAAGATAATAAGCTCCATCTTTCACCTCGGGCGCGTGGAGGGCTTAATTTATCAATTGATGAATTTTTTGTTTCTTTGGCAAAAGGCAAAAAGCAAAATTCTATCGGAGTAATTCTCTCCGGAACCGGCTCGGATGGCACTCTCGGCATGAAGGCGATACGAGAAGTCGGGGGTATTGCTTTTGTACAAGACAAAAGCGCGGCATTTCCCGCCATGCCCCAGAGTGTAGTGGCGGCCGGTTTTGCCGATTATATTTTAAATCCGACAAAAATCGCGGAAAAACTGGTAATCATCGCGAGCGATTCGGCTTATTATTTTGGAAGAGGAGATGAAAAGGACTCTTATATATCAAAACCGGAGGAGAAGGATTTCTCTAAAATCCTAAAACTGTTACTGGATTCAAGCGATGTGGATTTTACTTATTACAAACAAGGAACACTCAAAAGGCGTATCATGAGGCGCATGAGTTTAAAAGACATCGCGAACTTTACCGAATATGTGGAGTATCTTCAAAAAAATCCCAAAGAAGTGGAGTCGCTTTATCAGGATATTCTCATAAAAGTAACTAACTTTTTCCGTGACCAAAGCGTATTTAACTTTTTAAAACTTAAAATCTTGCCCGAAATTTTTAAACATGAACCGCAGTCCGTGAGGGTATGGGTACCGGGCTGTTCAACAGGGGAGGAGGTGTATTCGTTGGCGATAACTCTCACTGAATTCATGGAGAAACAAAATAGGAGTGTTCCCGTACAGATATTCGGTACCGACCTTAGCGAGACCGCCCTAAACACCGCTCGTAGCGCCTTCTACCCCAAGAGCATTGAATCAAACGTGCCATCAAGACATTTAGATAAGTTTTTTACCAAAAGGAAAGATGGCTATGAGGTTAACGCGAGTGTCAGGGCAATGTGTATTTTTTCCAAGCATAATGTCGTTAGAGACATCCCGTTTACCAAAATGGATATCGTCAGTTGTAGAAACGTGCTGATCTACTTGGACTCCATGTTGCAGAAGAAAGCATTCCCTATTTTCCACTATGCTCTAAAGCCAAAAGGATTTCTTATTTTAGGCACAGCCGAAACCGTCGCGACATTTCGTGACCTTTTTTCAGAAGTGGACAGAAAACAGAAAGTATACTCAAAAAAAACGACGCCTTCTCCTCCCCTCATAGATTTTTCCCTTCCCAATCCTCCAACATCAAAAGAAATAAAAAGTCCTGAAATAGAATTGATAAGCATAGAGAACAAAGCGGACAAAATTGTGTTGTCGCGACACGCACCCGCGGGTGTCATAGTCAATGACGACTTGGCGATAGTTCAATTCCGGGGAGACGTGAGCCGGTATCTTAAACACCCTTCGGGACGGGCTACTCTTGATCTTATTAAGATGGTTCATCGGACACTGCTCGCGAAATTATTGGACATGATTGAAAAGGTTAGAAAAAACGGAATCACAGTCAAAAGCGCGCATTCGGGCCTCAAGGTAAACGTTGAGGTTATACCGCTTGGCGGTCATTCAACCCAAGAAAAGCATTACCTCATTTTATTTGAAGAAACCGGTACGTTGAAAGGGCTTAAAGATGATAGGGCAGGGAAAGGTGACGAAAGAGCCATGGGGGTTTTACAAGCAGACGAGGAACTTTCTTCCACTATTGATCAGCTTCAGTCGCTCATAGAAACGCGCGATACGGCAAACGAAGAGTTACGTTCCGCCCACGAAGAAGTCATGTCAGCCAATGAAGAGCTTCAGAGTACGAACGAAGAACTGGAAACCACGAAAGAAGAATTGCAGTCAACCAACGAGGAACTGGCGACGTTAAATTCCGAACTTCAGCATCGAAATAGCGCTTTGCTTAAGGTTGAGGAGTCCCACAAAAAAATGGCTCCGCGGTACAAGGTGCGCGGAGAAGAACTTCGCCGTAAAGACGAATTTATTTCAATATTGGGACATGAACTGCGTAACCCTCTCGCTCCGATCATAAATTCTTTGGAGCTCGCTAATCTGCACGGTATAAAAGACCCGGAACTCAAGCATCTAATAGGGGTGATAGAGCGTCACGCAAAACTGCTCAATAATATTGTCAACGGCCTGTTAGACGCGGCGCGCGCCATGAGTGGCAAAATTGAGCTCCGACTGGAGCATGTTGATTTCAACACCGTCGTAAAAAACGCGATTGAAACCACTGAAGTCGCGGTCAAAGCTCGTGAGCACAGATTAGAATTTTTTCCTTCTAAAAAACCGATTCGCATGGCTTTGGATCCGTTGCGCGTGGAGCAGATTATCATAAATCTAATAGATAATGCCACTAAGTACACACTGCATCGCGGTGAGATTAATATCAAAGTCACGCAAGAAGACGACAAAGTCGCGCTAAGCGTAAAAGATAATGGCATAGGCATTTCCGAAGAAATGCTTCCAAAAGTTTTTGGATTATTTTCACAATCTGCTCAGCCACTGAATGATTTTAAGGGAGGACTGGGGGTAGGACTCATGCTCGCGAGAACTCTATCAGAGCTTCATGACGGGTCTTTGACGGCGTCAAGTTCCGGTCTCGGCAAGGGAAGTGAATTTATTTTAGAGCTTCCCATTAAAGAGGACGCGGATAATCTGCACGAGCCGGCGGAAGAACGCAATCTGCGGAATGGAAAACTTAAGAAAATGAAAATTATCGTGGTGGATGATAATGCCGCGCTGGCGGATCTTATTGGGAAAGTACTCACTATATTAAATCAAGATGTAACAGTGACGTATGACGGCCCTTCCGCTATTGCAGTAGCGAAAGTTGATAAACCAAACATTGTTTTTATAGATATTTCCATGCCGGCTATGAGTGGTTATGAACTCATTAAAATTCTCCGAAAAGATCTCGGCCTGAAAAAAACTAAAATGATAGCGTTTAGCGGATTTGGAGAGGAGTACGGAGAAAGAACAAAGGACGCGGGATTTGATGGTCACCTAACAAAACCTGTAAGCATTAAAGATATGCAAAAACTTTTGGCGAAGTTGGGAAAAGAAGTTTAG
- a CDS encoding type II toxin-antitoxin system RelE/ParE family toxin: MPYSVYIANNAKKELKKIPLPWRDRIIEVLRIIAKNPLAGIPMTGELKGKRKVRVWPYRIIYEFDKKEKIVNVLEIGHRGGMSYK; encoded by the coding sequence ATGCCGTATAGTGTATACATAGCAAATAACGCCAAGAAGGAGTTGAAAAAAATTCCACTGCCGTGGAGAGATAGGATTATTGAAGTGTTAAGAATAATCGCTAAAAATCCGCTTGCAGGTATTCCAATGACAGGAGAATTAAAAGGGAAAAGAAAGGTGAGAGTATGGCCGTACAGGATAATTTATGAATTTGATAAGAAAGAAAAAATTGTAAACGTATTGGAAATCGGCCATCGCGGCGGAATGTCGTATAAATAA
- the pheT gene encoding phenylalanine--tRNA ligase subunit beta, translating into MLISYNWLQNYFDEKLPEPQKLAEILTFSAFEIEGITPLSPPSKRGEGEGSAGDTVLDVKVLPDRACYALSHRGVAYEVSAITGLKQKEMRWPQPEISEVRPLEVKVEAPQFCNRYTARVIEGVKQKEQPWVKGHLEAIGQRSINPIVDGANIVMFDMGQPLHAFDADKVKGGITVRMARGDEKITTLDNKEINLNDSILVIADDEGPLALAGIKGGKKAEVTNETKNIILESANFDASYIRKTSEKLGIKTDSSKRFENNLTPEFAGRGMADFSTYLYEMDKGIKVGEIFDSRPADSETKSGKCKVEMAFLEVKLGVFISPKEVEDIFARLELKFEKEGNGWIVSPPVFRRDLIIAEDIAEEVARLYGYEKVPESLPPSAKAKENNRFFAAKMLAKKVLTNQGFSEIYGYTFKPEGDLEIAKPLSADKAFLRTELFGGLKEALSKNLEHVLLDAEPVALFELGDVFTVEGEKTFLAVGIKYKKKKFNKSQEVIAHALGNVFQTVGIYEKWNDFVTSKTHETMTKIEEDETGMLVEMDFGKLFELSDKNWPIEIPDFKISEGGYKPISAYPRIVRDVALFVPSDCTAEEVSAVIKDNATNLLSEGPVIFDQFEKNGKKSLAFRFAFQAFDRTLSDDEVNKVVEKIHLSLQKRGWEVR; encoded by the coding sequence ATGCTTATATCTTATAATTGGCTACAAAATTATTTTGACGAAAAATTGCCGGAGCCCCAAAAGCTCGCGGAGATTTTGACGTTTAGCGCTTTTGAAATAGAAGGAATCACCCCCCTAAGTCCCCCCTCAAAGAGGGGGGAAGGAGAGGGGAGTGCTGGCGATACTGTTTTGGATGTAAAGGTATTGCCGGACAGGGCATGCTACGCTTTATCTCACAGAGGTGTCGCGTACGAAGTTTCGGCAATTACCGGACTCAAGCAAAAAGAGATGAGGTGGCCGCAGCCGGAAATTTCAGAAGTGAGACCTCTTGAAGTAAAGGTGGAAGCGCCACAGTTTTGTAATCGCTATACGGCGCGGGTTATTGAAGGTGTAAAACAAAAAGAACAGCCGTGGGTCAAAGGACATCTGGAAGCGATAGGACAGCGTTCCATAAATCCGATAGTGGATGGGGCGAATATCGTGATGTTTGACATGGGACAGCCACTGCACGCCTTTGATGCCGATAAAGTCAAAGGGGGAATTACCGTGCGTATGGCGCGAGGGGATGAAAAGATAACGACGTTGGATAATAAAGAAATCAATCTTAATGATTCCATACTCGTAATAGCAGACGATGAAGGGCCTCTGGCGCTTGCGGGTATTAAGGGGGGCAAGAAAGCGGAGGTCACGAACGAAACCAAGAATATTATTTTGGAATCGGCGAATTTTGACGCTTCCTATATCAGAAAAACCTCGGAGAAACTCGGCATAAAAACCGATTCTTCCAAGAGATTTGAAAACAACTTGACGCCGGAATTTGCGGGGAGAGGCATGGCTGATTTTAGCACCTATCTGTATGAAATGGACAAAGGCATAAAAGTCGGGGAAATATTTGATTCACGTCCGGCCGACAGCGAAACGAAAAGCGGAAAATGCAAAGTGGAAATGGCGTTTCTTGAGGTCAAGCTCGGGGTTTTTATTTCCCCGAAAGAGGTTGAGGACATATTTGCCCGTCTTGAATTAAAGTTTGAAAAAGAAGGAAACGGCTGGATTGTTTCACCTCCCGTTTTTCGACGGGACTTAATCATAGCTGAAGATATAGCGGAAGAAGTGGCGCGTTTGTACGGTTATGAGAAGGTGCCTGAATCCTTGCCTCCATCCGCAAAAGCAAAAGAAAATAACCGTTTTTTTGCCGCTAAAATGCTCGCCAAGAAGGTTTTGACCAATCAGGGCTTTTCTGAAATTTACGGATATACTTTTAAGCCGGAAGGGGACTTGGAAATTGCAAAGCCACTTTCGGCAGACAAGGCGTTTTTACGCACCGAACTTTTTGGCGGTCTTAAGGAAGCTCTTTCTAAGAATCTTGAGCATGTTCTTTTGGACGCCGAACCTGTCGCTTTGTTTGAGCTGGGAGACGTCTTTACAGTAGAGGGCGAGAAAACATTTCTTGCCGTCGGCATAAAATACAAAAAGAAAAAATTTAACAAAAGCCAAGAAGTCATAGCGCACGCTTTAGGCAATGTTTTTCAGACGGTGGGGATTTATGAAAAATGGAATGATTTTGTAACATCCAAAACCCACGAAACAATGACCAAAATAGAGGAAGATGAAACCGGAATGTTGGTGGAAATGGACTTCGGAAAACTCTTTGAACTGTCCGATAAAAACTGGCCGATTGAGATTCCCGATTTTAAAATTTCGGAAGGCGGGTATAAACCGATTTCCGCTTATCCTCGGATTGTCAGAGATGTCGCGCTTTTTGTGCCGTCCGATTGCACGGCGGAGGAAGTGTCTGCTGTCATAAAAGATAACGCCACAAATCTTCTTTCCGAAGGGCCTGTGATTTTTGACCAGTTTGAAAAAAACGGCAAAAAATCGTTGGCTTTCCGTTTCGCCTTTCAGGCATTTGATAGGACACTTTCGGACGACGAAGTAAACAAAGTGGTTGAGAAAATTCATCTTTCGCTCCAAAAAAGAGGGTGGGAAGTAAGATAG
- a CDS encoding type II toxin-antitoxin system Phd/YefM family antitoxin codes for MKSKTTISISEARKKIFDIAEYVQKPNNYYTLTEKGRPKAVLMSVRDFEDIMEDLEVLSDPGLIQRIKEAEDEIKAGDYVTLDELEEQFQYKPKGNHSLVADKGGKNYQPTKNTRHIKKKK; via the coding sequence ATGAAGTCAAAGACAACAATTTCAATTTCAGAGGCGAGGAAAAAGATTTTTGATATAGCGGAATATGTGCAGAAGCCGAATAACTATTACACCCTAACAGAAAAGGGCAGACCAAAAGCGGTGCTGATGTCCGTACGTGATTTTGAAGATATTATGGAAGACTTGGAAGTGTTGAGCGATCCAGGATTGATTCAGCGGATAAAAGAAGCCGAGGACGAGATCAAAGCCGGCGATTATGTGACATTGGATGAGCTTGAAGAACAGTTTCAGTATAAGCCAAAAGGAAATCATTCGTTAGTTGCAGATAAAGGAGGAAAAAATTATCAGCCAACCAAAAACACCCGGCATATTAAAAAGAAAAAATAA